DNA from Macadamia integrifolia cultivar HAES 741 chromosome 12, SCU_Mint_v3, whole genome shotgun sequence:
taattaaataatttttccaCTCTCAAATTGACACCTTAAGATGTGACTGCAATTTCTCAAATTTACTTCACTGAAGATTCCTACTAAATGCTTTTAGTGAACAAGGATTGAAATAGTTTCTGTTGCATCGGCTGAAATCAGTCTCAAAAATCTTAGAATTGATCTTTAGATTTTAGAAATTAGTCAAATAATGCAGCAAATCTATGATTTTTAACTCCACTGCTTTCTTATCAAGTTTAAGGCAAGACATTTGCCATGTgattaaatttttaataaaaaaaaggcttaATTATCGTCTCCCCATGACGAtgactcttcttctctcctcattCCAATAAAATGATATATCTATCTCCTCTTGTGGTAAAGATCTATCTCCTATTATGAGAATtagatgatttaaaaaaattgattattataaaacataaaatatccTCCTAAGATGGAATTTTTCAACATACTCTCAAGATTCCATTTTCCTAATTGCTAGTAGCAAGAAGGAAagtttataatataaaatcgtGTGAACCGAAGCAGTCAATCAAACCCTTCAAATGGTCAATCATTGGTCCCGGTCACTCAAGGAccattagtctctctctctctctctctctctctctctctctctctctaatgaaTTATAAATGTGCAAGATGGCTCGGTACTTTGTTCTAACTTCCTTCGCCAGACACGGCTACTAAGTACGCTCTCCTCCTTCAATAACCACCTTAAAGAGGAGTATCCAAAGATGGCATCTTTCCAagctgctgcttcttcttcttcttcctgtgaGAGAAGAGGAATAATCATGGCTATACTCCACGCCCCCAAACTTGATACAGTTCGACTCAAGAACACTACCAGCAATATGGGGGAGGAATTATTAAGATTAGAAGGCCATTACACAACAactactaccaccaccaccaacaaaaGCAGGTCCACCACCAAGTATACCCACCTTTATGTCTCACCTATACATAATTGCAGACACGGTGGCCGATAGAGTAGAGATGCACACCAACATCGGAGAGCAACGTGACAACTGGAACACCCTCCTCCTCACCTCCATCAACACTATCACCCTCACCGGCACCGCCATGGCTGCTCTCTCTGCTGCAACAACAACTACTACTACTGCTACaacctttctccctttcccacCTCTCAACCTATCTTCCTCTCTCTTGTTCACTGCCGCCACAGGACTGATGGTGGTGATGAACAAGCTCCAGCCCTCCCAACTCGCCGAAGAGCAACGTAATGCAGCAAAGCTGTTCAAACAGCACCATAGGGAGATCCAAACAACCCTTAcgattgagaaaaaccctacgCCAAGGGATGTGATGGTTGCCATGAAGAAGGTCTTGGCCCTCGACAGAGCCTACCCTTTTCCCTTACTTGGAGCCATGCTCGACAAGTTCCCCGCAAAGGTTGAGCCCGCTTGCTGGtggccttctccttcttcaccATCATCTCCACCTTCACCACCTTCACCTTCTTCACCTTCATCAccacaagaagagaaaaaacggATTCTTGGGAATGGGTGGAGTGAGAAGCTGGAGGAGGAGCTGAGACAGATAGTTGGGGTTCTGAAGAGAAAGGATGCTGCGGAATAGATGAAACTAGATAAGTTGGTGTTGAAAATAAACAGAATTTTAGCTGTTTCAGGGCCTTTACTAGCAGGAATGGCTGCAATTGGGTCTGCCTTTGTGGGATCATCTCCTTCTACTGATGGGTGTGATCTGGCCTTGGCGGTGAGTGTTGCTACA
Protein-coding regions in this window:
- the LOC122094832 gene encoding LOW QUALITY PROTEIN: probable F-box protein At4g22030 (The sequence of the model RefSeq protein was modified relative to this genomic sequence to represent the inferred CDS: substituted 1 base at 1 genomic stop codon), whose protein sequence is MSHLYIIADTVADRVEMHTNIGEQRDNWNTLLLTSINTITLTGTAMAALSAATTTTTTATTFLPFPPLNLSSSLLFTAATGLMVVMNKLQPSQLAEEQRNAAKLFKQHHREIQTTLTIEKNPTPRDVMVAMKKVLALDRAYPFPLLGAMLDKFPAKVEPACWWPSPSSPSSPPSPPSPSSPSSPQEEKKRILGNGWSEKLEEELRQIVGVLKRKDAAEXMKLDKLVLKINRILAVSGPLLAGMAAIGSAFVGSSPSTDGCDLALAVSVATGALASVVNTLEHGGQVGMVFEMYRNCAGFFKLLEESIEANLNQKDVERRKNGQSFKLKVALNLGRSLLELRYCNTQIFL